In the genome of Chloracidobacterium sp., the window CGCGCCACGCGCGCGGCGAAATTTTTGCCCCAACGAAGTCAAGCGGAGATGGGATCGGCGTTTCCTGATCATTGGACAATCCTATCGGGGGCGTTTGTTGGTGGTATCCTTTGCCGAGCGCGCCGATGATGTGAGGATGATCAGCGCGCGGAAACTGACTCGCGCCGAGAGAAAAGCGTATGAAGAGGAAAGACAACGTTGGAACGCAGGATGAAGCGCGCGTCCTGAATACGACTTACGGACGTTGATGAAAGGTGGTGTACGGGGCAAGTACGTTGCTCGTTACCGTGAGGGGACGAATCTGGTGCGACTTGACCCGGATGTAGCGCAGGCGTTTCCCGACGAAGCGGCTGTGAATGCGGCTTTGCGTTTGGCGATGCAACTGGCGGCGTTGCCGCGCGGGAAGTCGGAGGAGACGGCGGCGTAGCCGTGCCGTAGATGGCGTGGCAACGTTCAGGCGGCGCGTTGCGCCGCCGATGATGTGGCGCGTCGAGTGG includes:
- a CDS encoding BrnT family toxin gives rise to the protein MSRAPRARRNFCPNEVKRRWDRRFLIIGQSYRGRLLVVSFAERADDVRMISARKLTRAERKAYEEERQRWNAG